The genome window CAACGTCTATGCCTGCTGGCCCGTGCACTGACAAAAAACCCCGACCTCCTTATTTTTGACGAACCCTGCCAGGGTCTAGATGAACACCAGCAACATCACTTTAAAACCCTGGTTGATACCATTTGCAGACTCAGCAATGTTACACTGATCTATGTAACTCACTATCAGCATGAAATTCCGGATAGTGTAACGAAGGTTTTGAGGCTGGATAAAGGGAAACAATGCTGATTTTCGCTAATTAAACCAAATTCAATGAATTTAAAAGCGCAACGCTGATTCGTCAACTCTGTGTTAATTAATTCGTGAAATTCGCATAAATTCGTGCAGGTTCGTGTCTATTAGTATATTTGTGTATGAACACAGCCGATCTGTTGCAACGCGCTTTGCGGTTTGATTTTTTGACCCAGGAAGAAGGGGTTTTTCTTTATAAAAATGCCTCCACCGCCGATTTGATGTACACAGCCAACGAGCTGCGCAAGATCCAGGTGCCACATGGCAAAGTTACCTGGCAGATAGACCGGAATGTGAACACCACAAATGTTTGTATAGCCAATTGCAAGTTTTGCAACTTTTTCCGCCGCCCCGGTCACGAGGATAGCTACATAACTGACATTGAAACCTACAAGCAAAAAATAGAAGAAACCTTCCGCTATGGTGGCGATCAGTTGTTGTTACAGGGCGGGCATCACCCTGATCTGGGACTAAAATTTTATGCCGATACTTTCAGACAGCTTAAAGAACTATATCCAACGCTAAAACTGCACTCGTTAGGTCCGCCGGAAATTGCCCACGTTGCCAAACTGGAGGGCATGAGCCACATTGATGTTTTAAGAGAATTGCAGGCCGCAGGCTTAGATTCATTACCGGGCGCTGGTGCTGAAATATTGAACGACCGCGTACGCCGGCTGATCAGCAAAGGCAAATGCGGTGGTAGGGAATGGCTGGACGTGATGCGCGCAGCCCACCAACTTAACCTGCCGAGCTCTGCAACTATGATGTTTGGCCATATTGAAACCATTGAAGAACGCTTTGAACACCTGGTATGGATCCGCGAGGTACAGTCGGAAAAACCTGAAGGCGCTTATGGCTTTGTTGCCTTTATCCCATGGCCTTTCCAGGACGACGGCACTTTGCTGCGTAAAGTGAGAGGCATTACCAATAACGTTACGGGCGACGAATATATCCGTATGATAGCGCTAAGCCGCATCAT of Mucilaginibacter xinganensis contains these proteins:
- a CDS encoding CofH family radical SAM protein, producing the protein MNTADLLQRALRFDFLTQEEGVFLYKNASTADLMYTANELRKIQVPHGKVTWQIDRNVNTTNVCIANCKFCNFFRRPGHEDSYITDIETYKQKIEETFRYGGDQLLLQGGHHPDLGLKFYADTFRQLKELYPTLKLHSLGPPEIAHVAKLEGMSHIDVLRELQAAGLDSLPGAGAEILNDRVRRLISKGKCGGREWLDVMRAAHQLNLPSSATMMFGHIETIEERFEHLVWIREVQSEKPEGAYGFVAFIPWPFQDDGTLLRKVRGITNNVTGDEYIRMIALSRIMLPNIKNIQASWLTVGKQVAQLCLHAGANDFGSIMIEENVVSAAGAPHRFTAKGIQESIKEAGFEPQLRTQKYDWREIPTAIEEQVINY